Proteins co-encoded in one Sandaracinaceae bacterium genomic window:
- a CDS encoding proprotein convertase P-domain-containing protein, producing the protein MNPDGSPDDGGPVELCGNGQLDEGEPCDGDLLDSASCESLGYTGGSISCLADCRGRNETECTVDPVMQGTTPASPVAITDNGYDGTIASMTCLDVVIPEGTRGYVNNTAFSVQLTMDHTFVGDLVLKLVAPSGHVSTLMHRPGLTSPMDNGDLSGGNGADLVSTHPVTFARGIGGFMSEALGTNLTAAQAPCRDNIYCNYVGVSTVGPDEIQREPVAGTWRVCVGDAASGDTGTVTSVALDLGATTVPEDRSEGGEVLMTAIADGAFDGTVASMTCRPFDFTDLDSALDVLSFDVQFGVTHPNVGDLVFALVDPAGEPHALAVRPGMNEGADGSGSGVGAVANLTTSPRVAIHVGGLVAYPSAETMGEGIATEDIVCAPDSSCVFSSNSGALPWASAETLLGGPASGSYQVCVGDAREGDMGTFDYAVHSIQLQP; encoded by the coding sequence ATGAACCCCGACGGCAGCCCCGACGACGGGGGGCCTGTGGAACTCTGCGGCAACGGGCAGCTGGACGAGGGGGAGCCCTGTGACGGCGACCTCCTGGATAGCGCCTCGTGCGAGTCGCTCGGCTATACCGGTGGCAGCATCAGCTGCCTGGCAGACTGTCGCGGCCGGAACGAGACCGAGTGCACGGTGGACCCCGTCATGCAGGGCACCACGCCCGCCTCGCCCGTGGCCATCACGGACAACGGGTACGACGGAACGATCGCGTCGATGACGTGCCTCGACGTGGTGATCCCCGAGGGCACGCGCGGCTACGTGAACAACACGGCGTTCAGCGTGCAGCTGACCATGGACCACACCTTCGTGGGCGACCTGGTGCTCAAGCTGGTGGCGCCCTCCGGGCACGTCAGCACGCTGATGCATCGCCCCGGGTTGACCTCACCCATGGACAATGGGGATCTGTCCGGGGGCAACGGAGCCGACCTGGTGTCCACGCACCCCGTCACGTTCGCCCGCGGCATCGGCGGGTTCATGTCCGAAGCGCTCGGCACCAACCTGACCGCCGCGCAGGCTCCCTGCCGCGACAACATCTACTGCAACTACGTCGGGGTCTCGACGGTGGGCCCCGACGAGATTCAGCGCGAACCCGTGGCGGGCACCTGGCGCGTGTGCGTGGGCGACGCTGCCAGCGGTGACACTGGGACCGTCACCTCGGTGGCGCTGGACCTGGGCGCGACGACCGTCCCGGAAGACAGGTCCGAGGGTGGCGAGGTGCTCATGACCGCCATCGCAGACGGCGCGTTCGACGGGACCGTGGCCTCCATGACCTGCCGACCGTTCGACTTCACCGACCTGGACTCGGCGCTCGATGTCCTGAGCTTCGATGTGCAGTTCGGTGTCACTCATCCGAACGTGGGCGACCTGGTCTTCGCGCTGGTGGACCCGGCGGGCGAGCCGCACGCGCTGGCCGTCCGGCCCGGGATGAACGAAGGGGCCGATGGCAGCGGCTCGGGCGTGGGTGCGGTCGCCAACCTGACCACCAGCCCCCGAGTGGCGATTCATGTGGGTGGCCTCGTGGCCTACCCCAGCGCAGAGACGATGGGCGAGGGCATCGCCACGGAAGACATCGTGTGCGCGCCGGACTCGAGCTGCGTGTTCAGCAGCAACTCCGGCGCGCTGCCTTGGGCGTCGGCGGAGACGCTGCTCGGTGGTCCGGCCAGCGGCAGCTACCAGGTGTGCGTGGGCGATGCGCGCGAAGGCGACATGGGCACCTTCGACTACGCCGTTCACTCCATCCAGCTGCAGCCGTGA